GAACGGATGGCCCATGATCAGATTATATACCGCCAGCGTGCAAGCAGCCACGAAGAACACCCAGAAGTTATAAGAAAATGCACTAAGCCCCGCTCGCAAAAATTGACCCAGCAACATATGGACAGCGACTGCAATTGTGCCAAGTAAAGACAGGATATCACCTTGCAGAGCAGTACCTGCCAACTGGAAATCTCCTGCGCCAATGACGATTGATCCAAACAGGGCGATGCCCATGCCGATGATCATCATGCGGTTAATTTTGGCTTTGAACAGCCATACCGAACCGGCAAGAATCAGTATAGGCTCCAGCGCGAGAATAACTGTGGAACTGGCAACACTGGTGAGCCGCAGTGAACCCATCCAGAGCAGGAAATGAAGGGCCAGCATCACACCGGATGCAAGCAGCAAGCCCCACTGTCGTAAGCTCAGCCGCATCATCTCATGTCTGTATTTCCAGACAAAAGGCAGCATTAGCAGATTGGTCAGAAATAGACGGTACATGGCAATGACCGCAACATCTGCGGTAGACCAACGTACAAAGATCGAAGAAAAAGAAATGGCGATAATGCCGACAAAGAATAACAGATAGATGGATCTGCCGGCACGGTTCAAACTTGTCATGGGTGTAGCTCCTTCTTGAAGTCTAATAGCGTAAATCACTTCATTATACAGGAGAAGGTAACCGTAGGAAAGATAAAGAGAACGAAGAGATAAGTAGATTGTAACCGGGCTTGTAACTATTCTGTCATTCTCCCGATCCATTTTTCTATTAATCTTCTATATAGAGACATGAAACGAGATAATATACCAATAATCGGGAAAAAATGAAAGTAAGGAAGTGGCATGACAGTGAGAG
The nucleotide sequence above comes from Paenibacillus sp. W2I17. Encoded proteins:
- a CDS encoding DMT family transporter, translating into MTSLNRAGRSIYLLFFVGIIAISFSSIFVRWSTADVAVIAMYRLFLTNLLMLPFVWKYRHEMMRLSLRQWGLLLASGVMLALHFLLWMGSLRLTSVASSTVILALEPILILAGSVWLFKAKINRMMIIGMGIALFGSIVIGAGDFQLAGTALQGDILSLLGTIAVAVHMLLGQFLRAGLSAFSYNFWVFFVAACTLAVYNLIMGHPFGGYAASEWGIFLLLAIVPTIFGHYLFNWLLQYMNATTVSMGVLGEPVFSSLLAWMLLGESLSALQMSAGVVIIFGVWIFIRYGKTKPQPIPADAPIAGKGPVEPTTV